In the Silvanigrella aquatica genome, TAAAAAAAGAGCCCTATTCGGATTACCCAAGGAGGTCTTTTATCTCCTTTGAAATTAGGCAGCACAAAAGGCAAAGGCGTGACAATTCCTTTTAATAAACGTAATAAAAGAGCTCTTTCATGAAGAGCTTCATAAACAAGTCCCCATTGATTTAAATGTTCGAGATATCTGAGTCCACCATGAACAAGTTTTGTACTACGACTTGATGTTCCCGAAGAAATTTTATTTTTTTCAACTAAGTGAACGCCTTTTACATTTCTCGAAGCAAGATCGTGCAAAAGACCTACTCCATGAATGCCTCCACCAACAATAAGTACATTTAAATCCATTGCATTTAAACTTTCTATAAAAGTGTTGCTGAATTTTCTTTTAATTTCTTTGCTGTTTTTGCAAGTCTGCGAGCGGCTTCCCGGACTTCCTCTTCCGAATTTGTCAAGCCAAAGCTGACTCTAAAGCTTGATAATGTATTTTCGAGATCGATTCCCATGGCGACCAAAACATGACTGGCCGTCGCTTGCAATGTTTTACAGGCACTTCCTACACTGGCACAAACTGTTTTAGACTCTTCAAGAAGTTTCATTGCATTCACTCCTTTAAAGTACAGTGTTAAAATTCCAGGTACTTTATGAGTATTTTCTGCGTAAAAATAAGTTTCAATATGTTTTTGTATTTCGTTACAAAAAGCAAGCTCCATTTTCTTGTGATGCTTTATTCTTAATTGAGCTTCTTCTTTTTGCAATTGACAGGCTGCTGCAAAACCAACAATAGCCGCTGTGTTGGGCGTGCTTGAACGGATATTATTTTCATGACCTCCCCCTGTCAATTGCGCTTCAATGCGGATGCGCGGTCGTCTTTTTTTGACGATGAGCGCAGCAACACCTTTGGGGCCATAGATTTTAGATGCCGAAATTGTAGCTGTATCATAGTCAACTCCGCATGCAATTTGTGAAGCTCGTGCAAAGCCTTGAGAGGCATCGACATGCAAAATAGCTCCTGAATTTAAACACATTTCTTTTATTTTTGATAGTTCATTTTGAATTATGCCTGTTTCATTATTAACGTCCATCACACAAACACACAAGGTATTTTTATCAATTATTTTTTCAGCAGATTCAGTAATGATCTGACCCTTTTTATCTACAGGTAATTCTTGAATTTCAATCCCTAATATTTTTGAATAGTGATCAAATAAAGTAATTGCGGTTGCGACAATACTAGAATGCTCTGTAGCACAATATACAATTTTATTTCTTTTACGCAGTGGATTTTCAACTAATCCACGAAGTAATAAGTTATTACTTTCTGTTGCACTAGAAGTAAAAATAATTTCATCTTGAGCAACTTCAAAAACAGATGCTATATTAAGTCTTGCTAGACCAATAGCATGTTCCGTTAATTCACCCATGGGATGTGTGCGATTGGCAGCATTTGCAAAATATCCGAGCATCCAAGGTGTCATTTGTTGAAATACGCGGATATCTAGAGGTGTGCTAGACGCAAAATCTAAATATATCGTATTTTCAGGTAAAGTGATTCCTCCAAAATGAAGGGGAGGTACGTTATCTTTACTTGTATTCATTAATTGTTGTGGAAGCATGAAGTTATCTATAAAATTATTTTTTGCCATAAATACGTTCCAATGATTCAAAATTTACCAGAATTTTCAATCT is a window encoding:
- a CDS encoding cysteine desulfurase family protein, giving the protein MAKNNFIDNFMLPQQLMNTSKDNVPPLHFGGITLPENTIYLDFASSTPLDIRVFQQMTPWMLGYFANAANRTHPMGELTEHAIGLARLNIASVFEVAQDEIIFTSSATESNNLLLRGLVENPLRKRNKIVYCATEHSSIVATAITLFDHYSKILGIEIQELPVDKKGQIITESAEKIIDKNTLCVCVMDVNNETGIIQNELSKIKEMCLNSGAILHVDASQGFARASQIACGVDYDTATISASKIYGPKGVAALIVKKRRPRIRIEAQLTGGGHENNIRSSTPNTAAIVGFAAACQLQKEEAQLRIKHHKKMELAFCNEIQKHIETYFYAENTHKVPGILTLYFKGVNAMKLLEESKTVCASVGSACKTLQATASHVLVAMGIDLENTLSSFRVSFGLTNSEEEVREAARRLAKTAKKLKENSATLL